One Desulfobulbus oligotrophicus DNA segment encodes these proteins:
- a CDS encoding polyprenyl synthetase family protein, whose product MSATEPSNSVQADPFAELHSAVASAVARVEAAIRADLEHALDQCDPLLSEVVHYALFNGGKRIRPLLTILCSRGCGRDDDNLYLLAGAFEYLHVATLIHDDIIDRADQRRGKATVIAHYGITAAILAGDWLHARSMYLVGKMAGSDSLDVFCHATQSMVNGEFEQLRQIANVHASEQQYFKIIRQKTGNLIASTCAIGALYAGADPQQQHALSTYGSHIGEAFQIVDDLLDFQGNTAQTGKQVGNDFAEGKITLPLLYALAHATPEDKQIMEDLIQGDRTQRSAYQDLVANIERYDGFSRAAHTARQLVSQAIETIKTMTVHENGGQALHLLQMLAAYLLTRKK is encoded by the coding sequence ATGTCAGCCACTGAACCTTCAAACTCTGTGCAGGCCGATCCCTTTGCCGAACTGCACAGCGCCGTTGCATCGGCAGTTGCCCGTGTTGAAGCCGCTATACGGGCTGATCTGGAACACGCACTTGACCAATGCGATCCTCTGCTCAGCGAGGTTGTCCATTATGCCCTGTTTAATGGCGGTAAACGCATTCGGCCACTTCTGACCATCCTCTGCTCACGGGGTTGCGGAAGAGACGATGACAACCTGTACCTGCTGGCCGGAGCCTTTGAATATCTGCATGTGGCAACCTTGATCCATGACGATATTATTGACCGGGCGGACCAACGACGCGGCAAGGCAACCGTGATTGCCCATTACGGCATAACCGCGGCAATTCTGGCCGGTGACTGGCTTCACGCCCGCAGCATGTACCTGGTCGGCAAAATGGCCGGGTCCGACAGCCTGGACGTATTCTGTCACGCCACCCAATCAATGGTCAACGGTGAATTCGAACAGCTTCGCCAGATTGCCAATGTCCATGCATCAGAGCAGCAGTACTTTAAGATCATCCGCCAGAAAACAGGCAATCTGATCGCCTCCACCTGTGCCATCGGTGCGCTCTATGCCGGAGCAGATCCACAACAGCAGCACGCACTGAGCACCTACGGCAGCCATATCGGCGAGGCTTTCCAGATAGTCGACGATCTCCTCGATTTTCAGGGGAACACTGCTCAGACCGGTAAACAGGTTGGTAACGATTTTGCAGAAGGTAAGATAACCCTGCCCCTCCTCTATGCCCTCGCCCATGCCACTCCGGAAGATAAGCAGATCATGGAAGACCTGATACAGGGTGATCGCACCCAGCGTTCAGCCTATCAGGATCTGGTGGCAAACATCGAACGCTACGACGGGTTCAGCCGTGCCGCCCATACTGCCCGACAGCTGGTCAGCCAGGCAATCGAAACCATCAAGACCATGACGGTTCATGAAAACGGCGGACAGGCGCTTCACCTGTTACAGATGCTGGCAGCCTACCTGCTCACCCGAAAAAAATAA
- the ispH gene encoding 4-hydroxy-3-methylbut-2-enyl diphosphate reductase, with amino-acid sequence MAFHIVLANPRGFCAGVNRAITIVNQALERYRPPVYVLHEIVHNRHVIEELRQKGAIFVEELEEVPRGAVTIFSAHGVSRAVEKRAHELGLRTIDATCPLVSKVHRRMIRLQKDGFDVLVIGHKGHPEVEGTCGQATGPVHVLSSPEEITSLKVRDPARIGYVTQTTLSVDDTAELLKTLRSHFPLISEPERTDICYATTNRQAVVRQLARAVDLVLIVGSKNSSNSNRLREVAELQKTPAFLIDDADEINMQWFANVERVGISAGASAPEHLVVEVVQRLQQYGAGVIEEMEGEEEHTSFLVPALRV; translated from the coding sequence ATGGCCTTCCATATAGTTCTTGCAAATCCCCGCGGTTTTTGTGCCGGTGTCAATCGAGCGATCACTATTGTCAACCAGGCTCTGGAACGTTACAGGCCGCCTGTTTATGTCCTTCACGAAATCGTTCATAACAGACATGTTATTGAGGAGCTGCGGCAAAAGGGTGCGATTTTTGTCGAAGAGCTGGAAGAGGTCCCTCGCGGTGCAGTCACTATCTTTAGTGCCCATGGTGTTTCCCGGGCGGTTGAAAAGCGAGCGCATGAGCTGGGGTTGCGGACTATTGATGCTACGTGCCCATTGGTCTCCAAGGTACACCGGAGGATGATACGACTTCAGAAAGACGGATTTGATGTGCTGGTGATCGGGCACAAGGGGCATCCTGAGGTCGAGGGGACCTGCGGCCAGGCCACCGGACCGGTCCATGTGCTGTCCAGCCCGGAGGAGATTACCTCTCTTAAGGTGAGAGATCCTGCCAGGATCGGCTATGTCACCCAAACAACACTGAGTGTTGACGATACCGCTGAACTGCTGAAGACGCTCCGTTCTCACTTCCCGCTCATATCTGAGCCTGAACGAACAGATATCTGTTATGCCACAACCAACCGGCAGGCTGTGGTCAGGCAGTTGGCCAGAGCCGTTGATCTGGTGCTGATTGTCGGTTCAAAAAACAGCTCTAATTCCAACCGGTTGCGAGAGGTGGCCGAACTGCAGAAAACTCCGGCATTTCTGATCGATGATGCGGATGAAATCAACATGCAGTGGTTTGCAAATGTGGAACGGGTCGGTATCAGTGCCGGAGCCTCTGCTCCGGAACATCTGGTGGTGGAGGTTGTGCAACGGCTCCAGCAATACGGGGCCGGCGTCATCGAGGAGATGGAGGGAGAAGAGGAGCATACCAGCTTTCTTGTCCCCGCTCTGCGGGTGTAA
- a CDS encoding AAA family ATPase has translation MYLEHFHLSYEPFSANPDPDLFFSGARREEICQSLILDILAGKRLVKVIGRAGSGKTTLCQMVVDRLPSEYQVIMLQAPLDSFDDLIKEMCLELGMDPRGRQAADYLEVLPRLLERRLAEHIRLVLIIDGAEKLYLATLERLLQFISDNSEDSGWTTLLVGNPDLDAHLDQLSVFCNSVDIHTGYALDELTASETRQYLYFCLQTAGMPREQIEELFDEEKMDRIIATARGNIGMINTLAKEVLHAFCQHQAVVDQPVAAEPVLAEEEEDVPRWEEKIHELWEFLSVHDLWELLSANRMFTAVLIGVPVTFLVIGVFLWIGDRDQEPASPVVMDQQTPALFPGKTTPNEPDRSLAAEPSSSATGKENDGAISEAQAGRDGEQLYRERLGASASWLTGMHKGKYTIQLLTVSSDTAQTVVGDTLQQDAFYSILNQLYVFRKRTNPLTIFVYHGLYDSLDDAREARNNMPVYLRKHHPYPLAVDDVLNTLVN, from the coding sequence ATGTATCTCGAACATTTTCATCTCAGTTACGAGCCGTTCTCCGCAAATCCCGATCCTGATCTCTTTTTTTCCGGTGCCAGACGAGAGGAGATATGCCAATCATTGATTCTTGATATCCTGGCTGGCAAGAGACTCGTGAAAGTAATCGGGCGAGCAGGTTCCGGAAAAACGACGCTCTGCCAAATGGTTGTCGATCGATTGCCGTCCGAGTATCAGGTGATCATGCTGCAGGCTCCATTGGATTCTTTCGACGATCTGATAAAAGAGATGTGCCTTGAACTGGGCATGGATCCAAGGGGGCGGCAGGCTGCTGATTATCTGGAGGTCCTTCCACGGTTGCTCGAACGGCGGCTGGCCGAACATATCAGGCTTGTGCTGATCATTGATGGTGCAGAAAAGCTCTACCTTGCCACACTGGAGCGGCTGCTTCAGTTTATCAGCGATAATTCTGAAGACTCCGGCTGGACAACGCTGCTGGTCGGAAACCCTGATTTGGATGCACATCTGGATCAGCTGTCGGTCTTTTGTAACAGTGTTGATATCCATACCGGATATGCTCTTGATGAGCTGACGGCCAGTGAAACCCGACAGTATCTCTATTTCTGTCTCCAGACCGCCGGAATGCCGCGAGAGCAGATTGAAGAACTGTTTGATGAAGAGAAGATGGACCGCATCATAGCAACCGCCCGTGGTAACATCGGTATGATCAACACCCTGGCCAAAGAGGTTTTGCACGCCTTCTGTCAGCATCAGGCCGTTGTTGATCAGCCTGTTGCCGCTGAACCGGTGCTTGCGGAAGAGGAGGAAGATGTACCCCGTTGGGAAGAAAAGATCCATGAGCTATGGGAATTTTTGTCGGTACATGATCTTTGGGAACTGCTGTCTGCCAACAGAATGTTTACAGCTGTTCTGATTGGGGTGCCGGTGACCTTTCTGGTCATCGGCGTGTTCCTCTGGATCGGTGATCGCGATCAGGAGCCGGCTTCTCCTGTGGTGATGGATCAGCAGACTCCTGCCCTTTTTCCCGGGAAGACGACGCCGAATGAACCTGACCGGTCTTTGGCTGCTGAACCGTCCTCATCTGCAACCGGGAAAGAAAATGACGGCGCCATATCAGAGGCGCAGGCAGGGAGGGACGGTGAGCAGCTGTATCGGGAACGGCTCGGTGCCAGCGCCAGTTGGCTGACGGGGATGCATAAAGGAAAGTATACCATTCAATTATTGACAGTGTCTTCAGATACGGCGCAGACGGTCGTTGGCGATACGCTGCAGCAGGATGCATTTTATTCTATCCTCAACCAGCTGTATGTTTTTCGTAAAAGAACCAATCCGCTCACCATCTTTGTGTATCACGGGCTGTACGACAGTTTAGATGATGCCCGGGAAGCACGGAACAACATGCCGGTTTATCTTCGCAAACATCATCCCTATCCGCTGGCTGTAGACGATGTCCTCAACACCCTGGTCAACTAG
- the aat gene encoding leucyl/phenylalanyl-tRNA--protein transferase, with protein MPVFRLIDEPVFPSPDLAEPDGLLAVGGDLEPIRLLTAYSQGIFPWFSQGDPILWWSPAPRLVLFPEEFHLPKRLRRTIRSGIFTVSADTAFAEVVDGCATSPARLDQGTWITPEIQEAYNRLHELGFAHSIECRHKGQLAGGLYGVCLDRVFFGESMFTRIPDASKVALAYLVQHALLTGIAMIDCQMTTEHLLRFGARELSRKVFQTQLHRLIDHCRPQPKWLITSATGK; from the coding sequence ATGCCAGTTTTTCGACTGATCGACGAACCTGTCTTTCCATCACCTGATCTTGCCGAACCGGACGGCCTGCTTGCCGTTGGCGGCGATCTTGAACCGATCCGCCTGCTGACGGCCTACAGTCAGGGTATTTTCCCCTGGTTTTCTCAAGGTGACCCGATCCTGTGGTGGTCACCGGCCCCGCGTCTCGTCCTGTTCCCTGAGGAATTTCACCTTCCTAAAAGATTGCGGCGCACAATTCGGTCCGGCATATTTACCGTGTCTGCAGATACAGCTTTTGCCGAGGTTGTTGACGGCTGTGCCACCTCCCCTGCCCGACTCGATCAGGGCACCTGGATCACCCCGGAAATACAGGAGGCCTACAACCGACTCCATGAACTCGGTTTTGCCCATTCGATCGAATGCCGGCATAAAGGCCAACTGGCCGGTGGCCTTTACGGCGTTTGTCTGGACCGGGTATTTTTTGGTGAATCAATGTTTACCCGGATTCCAGATGCCTCCAAGGTGGCGCTGGCGTACCTGGTACAACATGCCCTGCTCACGGGTATCGCCATGATCGACTGCCAGATGACCACAGAGCATCTTCTACGCTTTGGGGCCAGAGAACTCAGCCGAAAGGTTTTCCAAACTCAGTTGCATCGTCTTATCGACCACTGCCGGCCTCAGCCCAAATGGTTGATCACCTCAGCAACCGGCAAATAG
- a CDS encoding RelA/SpoT family protein: MQYVKFDLKAYRQTMYPFIGDRPEAKVFWDALDFAVDAHGEQWRRSGDPYIMHPCSVARILAEELDIRNPEILAAALLHDTLEDVEEVTSELIRQKFGANVEAIVEGCTKVTHYSGDRQSFKKLVHRKIFSGAAAKLEVMIVKLADRLHNLRTLSSMPRHKRQKIADETLDIYAPLANILGLFGIKRELYNLALAFKFPRQGNRLQLHINSLRDNPESLQIVANVQAAIDRQGVQGKVSLRTKGLWAYYDIRNRILIKEIESPQEMLILMETRLGCYQALGILNQLYPPTPRTIRDFIASPKPTGYQGLHARPNIAGRTYLFKIRTEEMARRAQRGMVRDWGKDNKASSKFFQEIQEMFDILGSDDSVSYRDMIAASGRKEIYTYTPQGDLICLPVNSIVLDFAFRVHTAIGHSCIGAMIGQKRVGLDYQLRDGQVIKIIRQEEQVYFDPALQKLCQTPKARAELSKTFRVRRVTVSRQIGISLLSQELRRYGVPFEVVEKEEMADVLTYFDIESMDDLFLTLGEGRVRLRELIYEIRNGLYAGRPTLYQPTGAFNRVDLATLDPVVIKFSACCKPGPLDKGVIALLSPRGLSLHRKDCIQLQKIHFQREDAVEIRWKLKGTRIIKNQRIIVMRATRNRLLMMLSVAPEEMKIVDVLHLGRRANLEGDWEIHFQVADLYGLKKVDRHFSRSGLRYEFEFEQ, from the coding sequence ATGCAATACGTTAAGTTTGATCTCAAAGCATATCGCCAGACCATGTACCCTTTCATCGGTGACCGACCGGAAGCAAAGGTGTTCTGGGATGCCCTGGATTTTGCTGTTGATGCGCACGGTGAACAGTGGCGGCGCTCCGGCGACCCGTACATTATGCACCCGTGTTCAGTGGCTCGGATTTTGGCCGAAGAGTTGGATATCCGCAATCCGGAAATTCTGGCGGCAGCCTTGCTGCATGATACGCTCGAAGATGTTGAGGAGGTTACCAGTGAGCTGATTCGTCAAAAATTCGGGGCAAACGTCGAGGCGATCGTTGAAGGGTGTACCAAGGTAACCCACTACAGCGGTGACCGGCAGAGTTTCAAAAAGCTGGTTCACCGGAAGATTTTCTCCGGAGCGGCCGCCAAACTGGAGGTGATGATCGTCAAACTGGCCGATCGTCTGCACAATCTCCGCACCCTCTCCAGCATGCCGAGGCACAAGCGGCAGAAGATTGCCGACGAAACCTTGGACATCTATGCTCCCCTGGCAAATATCCTCGGTTTGTTCGGCATTAAACGTGAGCTGTACAATCTGGCGCTGGCCTTCAAATTTCCTCGACAGGGGAATCGGTTGCAACTGCATATCAACAGTTTACGAGACAATCCCGAATCTTTGCAGATTGTCGCCAATGTCCAGGCAGCGATTGACCGACAGGGGGTGCAGGGCAAGGTCTCCCTGCGGACCAAAGGATTATGGGCGTATTATGACATCCGCAATCGCATTCTGATTAAAGAGATTGAAAGCCCGCAGGAGATGTTGATTTTAATGGAAACCAGGTTGGGCTGTTACCAGGCACTGGGGATTTTAAATCAGCTGTATCCGCCGACACCCCGAACAATCCGCGATTTTATTGCCAGTCCCAAGCCTACGGGGTACCAGGGGCTCCATGCCCGGCCTAATATCGCCGGTCGAACATATCTGTTTAAAATCAGAACAGAGGAGATGGCCAGGAGAGCCCAGCGGGGCATGGTGCGCGACTGGGGGAAAGACAACAAGGCCAGCAGCAAGTTTTTCCAGGAAATTCAGGAGATGTTCGATATCCTCGGCAGTGACGATTCGGTCAGCTACCGGGATATGATTGCTGCCAGTGGCCGAAAGGAGATTTATACCTACACACCCCAGGGCGATTTGATTTGTCTGCCGGTTAATTCCATTGTTCTTGATTTTGCTTTCCGGGTCCACACGGCCATCGGGCACAGTTGTATCGGCGCTATGATCGGTCAGAAAAGGGTCGGATTGGATTACCAGCTGCGTGATGGGCAGGTGATTAAAATTATCAGGCAGGAAGAGCAGGTATACTTTGATCCTGCTTTGCAGAAACTCTGTCAGACACCAAAGGCCAGGGCAGAGTTGTCCAAGACGTTTCGAGTGCGGCGTGTAACCGTATCACGTCAGATAGGTATATCCTTACTTTCCCAGGAGTTACGGCGATATGGCGTTCCCTTTGAAGTGGTGGAAAAAGAGGAGATGGCCGATGTCCTGACCTATTTTGATATCGAATCCATGGATGATCTGTTCCTGACACTGGGTGAGGGCAGGGTACGATTGCGCGAGCTGATCTACGAGATCCGTAATGGCCTTTATGCCGGCCGGCCAACGCTGTATCAGCCGACCGGTGCGTTTAACCGGGTGGATCTGGCAACCCTGGACCCGGTGGTTATCAAATTTTCAGCCTGCTGCAAACCCGGTCCACTGGATAAGGGAGTGATTGCGCTGCTGAGTCCACGGGGTCTTTCGCTACACCGTAAGGATTGCATTCAATTGCAGAAGATCCATTTTCAGCGGGAAGATGCGGTGGAGATACGCTGGAAGTTGAAAGGCACGCGTATCATTAAAAATCAGCGCATTATTGTCATGCGGGCAACCCGTAACCGGTTGCTGATGATGCTGTCGGTGGCGCCTGAAGAGATGAAAATTGTTGATGTCCTGCACCTTGGCAGGAGAGCGAATCTGGAAGGTGATTGGGAGATCCATTTTCAGGTTGCTGATCTGTATGGCCTGAAAAAAGTCGATCGTCATTTCTCTCGTTCAGGGTTGCGGTATGAGTTTGAGTTCGAACAGTGA
- the rnr gene encoding ribonuclease R gives MAKKIFPSRRRSRPIYKKRRPSGPRGKDHDHLQASILTLLTGQEKPLTADEIANALYLHHTQSSLLRKTLGQMLAAGTLLKKGKLFTAADKPEQLQGTLDLTSKGFGFVTPEGEQIKGGKDVYIAQQNLNTAGPGDTVLIAIIGSTSRGRREGRVLRIMHRAVTRICGVYNLTAVGGQVLPDDSRLPYALFIPQGEDLDAQDGMAVVAEITHYGSQQQGPTGRVTEVLGDPRQAGVQIRMAIQQFSLHEQFPVAAEEEASRLLPVTQAQGDRIDLRHVLHVTIDGEDARDFDDAICVERRKDGFVLYVSIADVGFYVQPGSSIDQEAYLRGTSIYLPDRVLPMLPERLSNDLCSLMPDTDRPAFTAVLEFDNTGQRMAERYHKSLIRSKKRLTYTTVNQILSDHDQEVRSAHAELVPMLEQANHLAALLNNHRARRGSLDFNLPEPVISLQGDRVVNISQAERYEAHLLIEAFMLAANEAVAESLSKAKLPVLYRIHEPPDPAKLETFTDAAHALGIHTPRSAMGPSWFAQIIAQAKHSPSEYIVNSLLLRTLQQARYSPENTGHFGLAAPYYLHFTSPIRRYPDLIAHRVLQALLTGTAEQPLTPQQKTDLVEAGTHLSQCERKAIDVERNIHARCSALYLLDQVGNVFTGIISGVSASGLYIMLDDSFISGMIPLSSMTDDYYLYDSRRYRLIGENRHQIYQLGNRVHVRLDRVDLLDKQLSFSPATD, from the coding sequence ATGGCGAAAAAAATTTTCCCTAGCCGCAGACGATCAAGACCGATTTACAAAAAACGCAGGCCATCCGGCCCTCGTGGTAAAGATCACGACCACCTGCAGGCATCCATCCTCACACTACTGACAGGGCAGGAGAAACCACTGACAGCGGACGAGATCGCAAACGCTCTGTATCTGCACCATACACAGTCATCTTTACTCCGTAAAACACTGGGACAGATGCTCGCAGCAGGTACCCTTCTTAAAAAAGGAAAACTCTTTACCGCAGCTGATAAACCTGAACAGCTGCAGGGTACCCTTGACCTGACCAGTAAAGGTTTCGGATTTGTTACCCCTGAAGGTGAGCAGATTAAAGGCGGCAAAGATGTGTACATCGCTCAGCAGAACCTCAACACCGCCGGTCCCGGTGACACGGTCCTGATAGCCATCATCGGCAGCACGTCAAGGGGCCGAAGGGAAGGTCGTGTGCTCAGGATAATGCACCGGGCTGTCACCCGGATATGCGGTGTGTACAATCTGACAGCAGTCGGTGGTCAGGTCCTTCCGGATGACAGTCGCCTCCCCTACGCTCTTTTTATTCCTCAGGGCGAAGATCTTGACGCCCAGGATGGCATGGCCGTGGTGGCGGAAATCACTCACTACGGTTCTCAGCAACAGGGCCCAACCGGCCGGGTCACCGAAGTCCTTGGCGATCCGCGCCAGGCCGGTGTGCAGATTCGCATGGCAATACAGCAGTTTTCCCTGCACGAGCAGTTTCCGGTCGCGGCTGAAGAGGAGGCTTCCCGTTTACTCCCCGTCACCCAGGCCCAGGGCGACCGTATTGACCTGCGTCACGTGCTCCATGTGACCATTGACGGTGAGGATGCCCGGGACTTTGATGATGCCATCTGTGTGGAGCGCCGGAAGGATGGGTTTGTCCTTTATGTGTCCATTGCCGATGTCGGTTTTTACGTTCAGCCCGGATCTTCCATTGATCAGGAAGCCTATCTCCGCGGCACCAGCATCTATCTCCCGGACCGGGTGTTGCCGATGTTACCTGAGCGGTTATCCAACGATCTCTGCAGCCTGATGCCTGATACCGATCGTCCTGCCTTTACCGCTGTTCTGGAATTCGATAACACCGGCCAACGAATGGCTGAGCGCTATCACAAGAGCCTGATCCGCAGTAAAAAACGCCTGACATACACCACAGTCAACCAGATTCTCTCAGATCACGATCAAGAGGTCCGCTCCGCTCATGCAGAGCTGGTGCCGATGCTGGAACAGGCCAACCACCTGGCCGCACTCCTGAACAACCATCGGGCCCGGCGCGGCAGCCTTGATTTCAATCTGCCGGAGCCGGTGATCAGCCTGCAAGGCGACAGGGTGGTCAATATCAGCCAGGCTGAACGGTACGAGGCCCACCTGCTGATTGAAGCCTTTATGCTGGCAGCCAATGAGGCGGTGGCTGAAAGCCTGAGTAAAGCAAAGTTGCCGGTGCTCTATCGTATTCATGAACCACCGGATCCCGCCAAGCTGGAGACCTTTACCGATGCCGCGCACGCTTTGGGCATCCACACACCACGCTCAGCCATGGGACCGAGCTGGTTTGCACAGATCATAGCTCAGGCTAAACACTCACCGAGTGAGTACATTGTCAACAGTCTGTTGCTTCGCACCCTGCAGCAGGCCCGGTATTCTCCGGAAAACACTGGCCACTTCGGTCTTGCCGCCCCCTACTACCTCCACTTCACCTCACCGATCCGCCGCTATCCGGACCTGATAGCTCACCGGGTTCTTCAGGCTCTCCTCACCGGAACGGCGGAACAACCACTCACACCTCAACAAAAAACCGATCTTGTCGAAGCAGGTACGCATCTCTCGCAGTGTGAACGCAAAGCCATTGATGTCGAACGCAACATCCACGCCCGCTGCTCAGCGCTGTATCTGCTGGACCAGGTCGGAAATGTATTTACCGGTATCATCTCCGGTGTCAGTGCGTCAGGTCTGTACATCATGCTCGATGATTCCTTTATCAGCGGCATGATCCCGCTGTCGAGCATGACCGATGATTACTATCTTTATGACAGTCGCCGCTACCGGTTGATCGGAGAGAACAGGCATCAGATCTACCAGCTGGGCAATCGGGTGCACGTTCGTCTTGATCGTGTTGACCTTCTTGACAAACAGCTTTCTTTCTCGCCGGCAACCGACTGA